A genomic stretch from Microcebus murinus isolate Inina chromosome 19, M.murinus_Inina_mat1.0, whole genome shotgun sequence includes:
- the NUBP2 gene encoding cytosolic Fe-S cluster assembly factor NUBP2 isoform X2, with protein sequence MLRAQGKAVHQCDGGWVPVFVDREQSISLMSVGFLLEQPDEAVVWRGPKKNALIKQFVSDVAWGQLDYLVVDTPPGTSDEHMAAVEALRPYRPLGALVVTTPQAVSVGDVRRELTFCRKTGLRVLGVVENMSGFTCPHCAECTSVFSRGGGEELARLAGVPFLGSVPLDPALTRSLEEGRDFIQEFPGSPAFPALAAIAQKILDAMPAQAS encoded by the exons ATGCTGCGGGCGCAGGGCAAGGCCGTGCACCAGTGCGACGGCGGCTGGGTGCCCGTGTTCGTGGACCGGGAGCAGAGCATCTCCCTCATGTCTGTGGGCTTCCTGCTGGAGCAGCCGGACGAGGCCGTGGTGTGGAGAGGCCCCAAGAAGAACG CGCTGATCAAGCAGTTTGTGTCTGACGTGGCCTGGGGGCAGTTAGACTACTTGGTCGTGGACACACCCCCAGGGACCTCCGACGAACACATGGCCGCTGTGGAAGCCCTGCGTCCCTACAGGCCCCTGGGGGCCCTCGTGGTCACCACGCCTCAG GCGGTGTCTGTGGGGGACGTGAGGCGGGAGCTGACCTTCTGCAGGAAGACGGGCTTGCGGGTCTTGGGGGTCGTGGAGAACATGAGCGGCTTCACCTGCCCGCACTGTGCA GAGTGCACCAGCGTCTTCTCCAGGGGCGGCGGGGAGGAGCTGGCCAGGCTCGCCGGCGTCCCCTTCTTAG GCTCGGTGCCCCTGGACCCTGCGCTCACCAGGAGCCTCGAGGAGGGCCGAGACTTCATCCAGGAGTTCCCCGGGAGCCCTGCGTTTCCTGCACTCGCTGCCATAGCCCAGAAGATTCTGGACGCGATGCCTGCTCAGGCCTCCTGA
- the NUBP2 gene encoding cytosolic Fe-S cluster assembly factor NUBP2 isoform X1, which translates to MEAAAEPGNLAGVQHIILVLSGKGGVGKSTISTELALALRQAGKKVGILDVDLCGPSIPRMLRAQGKAVHQCDGGWVPVFVDREQSISLMSVGFLLEQPDEAVVWRGPKKNALIKQFVSDVAWGQLDYLVVDTPPGTSDEHMAAVEALRPYRPLGALVVTTPQAVSVGDVRRELTFCRKTGLRVLGVVENMSGFTCPHCAECTSVFSRGGGEELARLAGVPFLGSVPLDPALTRSLEEGRDFIQEFPGSPAFPALAAIAQKILDAMPAQAS; encoded by the exons ATGGAGGCGGCGGCGG AGCCTGGAAACCTGGCTGGCGTCCAGCACATCATCCTCGTCCTCTCGGGAAAGGGAGGCGTTGGAAAGAGCACCATCTCCACGgagctggccctggccctgcgcCAGGCAGGCAAGAAG GTGGGGATCCTGGACGTGGACCTGTGCGGCCCCAGCATCCCCCGCATGCTGCGGGCGCAGGGCAAGGCCGTGCACCAGTGCGACGGCGGCTGGGTGCCCGTGTTCGTGGACCGGGAGCAGAGCATCTCCCTCATGTCTGTGGGCTTCCTGCTGGAGCAGCCGGACGAGGCCGTGGTGTGGAGAGGCCCCAAGAAGAACG CGCTGATCAAGCAGTTTGTGTCTGACGTGGCCTGGGGGCAGTTAGACTACTTGGTCGTGGACACACCCCCAGGGACCTCCGACGAACACATGGCCGCTGTGGAAGCCCTGCGTCCCTACAGGCCCCTGGGGGCCCTCGTGGTCACCACGCCTCAG GCGGTGTCTGTGGGGGACGTGAGGCGGGAGCTGACCTTCTGCAGGAAGACGGGCTTGCGGGTCTTGGGGGTCGTGGAGAACATGAGCGGCTTCACCTGCCCGCACTGTGCA GAGTGCACCAGCGTCTTCTCCAGGGGCGGCGGGGAGGAGCTGGCCAGGCTCGCCGGCGTCCCCTTCTTAG GCTCGGTGCCCCTGGACCCTGCGCTCACCAGGAGCCTCGAGGAGGGCCGAGACTTCATCCAGGAGTTCCCCGGGAGCCCTGCGTTTCCTGCACTCGCTGCCATAGCCCAGAAGATTCTGGACGCGATGCCTGCTCAGGCCTCCTGA
- the SPSB3 gene encoding SPRY domain-containing SOCS box protein 3 isoform X2, with protein MRRRGRGLFTSRSGAESRSRPARRSAAAAARLQILSTMARRPRSSRAWHFVLSAARRDVDTRAVALAGTANWGYDSDGQHSDSDSDPESSPLPPSIPSAVPVTGESFCDCAGQSEATSCSSLHAAHRGKDCRCGEEDEHFDWVWDDLNKSSATLLSCDNRKVSFHMEYSCGTAAIRGTKELGEGQHFWEIKMTSPVYGTDMMVGIGTSDVDLDKYHHTFCSLLGRDEDSWGLSYTGLLHHKGDKTSFSSRFGQGSIIGVHLDTWHGTLTFFKNRKCIGVAATKLQNKKFYPMVCSTAAKSSMKVIRSCASVTSLQYLCCYRLRQLRPDSGDTLEGLPLPPGLKQMLRNKLGWVLSMNCSRRKPPAPSPKAAAASPSGPETRPCQRKRCRRT; from the exons ATGCGGCGCCGGGGGCGGGGATTGTTTACGTCCCGCTCCGGAGCGGAAAGTAGGTCACGGCCGGCCCGgcggagcgcggcggcggcggcgcggctgCAG ATTCTCTCCACCATGGCCAGACGCCCCCGGAGCAGCAGGGCATGGCACTTTGTCCTGAGCGCTGCCCGCCGAGACGTGGACACCCGAGCTGTGGCTCTGGCAGGCACCGCTAACTGGGGCTACGACTCTGATGGGCAG cACAGCGACTCGGACTCCGACCCTGAGAGCTCGCCCCTGCCGCCGTCCATCCCCAGTGCGGTGCCGGTAACCGGGGAGTCCTTCTGTGACTGTGCCGGCCAGAGCGAGGCCACCTCCTGCAGCAGCCTGCACGCGGCCCACCGGGGCAAGGACTGCCGCTGCGGGGAGGAGGACGAGC ATTTTGACTGGGTCTGGGATGACCTGAACAAGTCCTCGGCCACCCTGCTGAGCTGTGACAACCGCAAGGTCAGCTTCCACATGGAGTACAGCTGTGGCACTGCAGCCATCCGGGGCACCAAGGAGCTGGGCGAGGGCCAGCACTTCTGGGAGATCAAGATGACCTCGCCCGTCTACGGCACTGACATG ATGGTGGGCATCGGGACGTCAGACGTGGACCTGGACAAGTACCACCACACGTTCTGCAGCCTGCTTGGCAGGGACGAGGACAGCTGGGGCCTCTCCTACACGG GGCTCCTTCATCACAAGGGAGACAAGACTAGCTTCTCCTCGAGGTTCGGCCAGGGCTCCATCATCGGTGTGCACCTGGACACCTGGCACGGGACGCTGACCTTCTTTAAGAACAGGAAGTGCATAG GAGTGGCGGCCACCAAGCTGCAGAACAAGAAGTTCTACCCGATGGTGTGCTCCACGGCGGCCAAGAGCAGCATGAAGGTGATCCGCTCCTGCGCCAGCGTAACCTCCCTGCAGTACCTGTGCTGTTACCGGCTGCGGCAGCTGCGGCCAGACTCGGGGGACACGCTCGAGGGCCTGCCCCTgccacctgggctcaagcagatGCTGCGCAATAAGCTGGGCTGGGTGCTGAGCATGAACTGCAGCCGCCGCAAGCCCCCGGCACCCTCGCCCAAGGCGGCTGCGGCCAGTCCCAGCGGCCCCGAGACCAGGCCTTGCCAAAGGAAACGCTGCCGACGGACCTAA
- the SPSB3 gene encoding SPRY domain-containing SOCS box protein 3 isoform X6 — protein sequence MGSDSDSDPESSPLPPSIPSAVPVTGESFCDCAGQSEATSCSSLHAAHRGKDCRCGEEDEHFDWVWDDLNKSSATLLSCDNRKVSFHMEYSCGTAAIRGTKELGEGQHFWEIKMTSPVYGTDMMVGIGTSDVDLDKYHHTFCSLLGRDEDSWGLSYTGLLHHKGDKTSFSSRFGQGSIIGVHLDTWHGTLTFFKNRKCIGVAATKLQNKKFYPMVCSTAAKSSMKVIRSCASVTSLQYLCCYRLRQLRPDSGDTLEGLPLPPGLKQMLRNKLGWVLSMNCSRRKPPAPSPKAAAASPSGPETRPCQRKRCRRT from the exons ATGGGCAG CGACTCGGACTCCGACCCTGAGAGCTCGCCCCTGCCGCCGTCCATCCCCAGTGCGGTGCCGGTAACCGGGGAGTCCTTCTGTGACTGTGCCGGCCAGAGCGAGGCCACCTCCTGCAGCAGCCTGCACGCGGCCCACCGGGGCAAGGACTGCCGCTGCGGGGAGGAGGACGAGC ATTTTGACTGGGTCTGGGATGACCTGAACAAGTCCTCGGCCACCCTGCTGAGCTGTGACAACCGCAAGGTCAGCTTCCACATGGAGTACAGCTGTGGCACTGCAGCCATCCGGGGCACCAAGGAGCTGGGCGAGGGCCAGCACTTCTGGGAGATCAAGATGACCTCGCCCGTCTACGGCACTGACATG ATGGTGGGCATCGGGACGTCAGACGTGGACCTGGACAAGTACCACCACACGTTCTGCAGCCTGCTTGGCAGGGACGAGGACAGCTGGGGCCTCTCCTACACGG GGCTCCTTCATCACAAGGGAGACAAGACTAGCTTCTCCTCGAGGTTCGGCCAGGGCTCCATCATCGGTGTGCACCTGGACACCTGGCACGGGACGCTGACCTTCTTTAAGAACAGGAAGTGCATAG GAGTGGCGGCCACCAAGCTGCAGAACAAGAAGTTCTACCCGATGGTGTGCTCCACGGCGGCCAAGAGCAGCATGAAGGTGATCCGCTCCTGCGCCAGCGTAACCTCCCTGCAGTACCTGTGCTGTTACCGGCTGCGGCAGCTGCGGCCAGACTCGGGGGACACGCTCGAGGGCCTGCCCCTgccacctgggctcaagcagatGCTGCGCAATAAGCTGGGCTGGGTGCTGAGCATGAACTGCAGCCGCCGCAAGCCCCCGGCACCCTCGCCCAAGGCGGCTGCGGCCAGTCCCAGCGGCCCCGAGACCAGGCCTTGCCAAAGGAAACGCTGCCGACGGACCTAA
- the SPSB3 gene encoding SPRY domain-containing SOCS box protein 3 isoform X4 yields MILSTMARRPRSSRAWHFVLSAARRDVDTRAVALAGTANWGYDSDGQHSDSDSDPESSPLPPSIPSAVPVTGESFCDCAGQSEATSCSSLHAAHRGKDCRCGEEDEHFDWVWDDLNKSSATLLSCDNRKVSFHMEYSCGTAAIRGTKELGEGQHFWEIKMTSPVYGTDMMVGIGTSDVDLDKYHHTFCSLLGRDEDSWGLSYTGLLHHKGDKTSFSSRFGQGSIIGVHLDTWHGTLTFFKNRKCIGVAATKLQNKKFYPMVCSTAAKSSMKVIRSCASVTSLQYLCCYRLRQLRPDSGDTLEGLPLPPGLKQMLRNKLGWVLSMNCSRRKPPAPSPKAAAASPSGPETRPCQRKRCRRT; encoded by the exons ATG ATTCTCTCCACCATGGCCAGACGCCCCCGGAGCAGCAGGGCATGGCACTTTGTCCTGAGCGCTGCCCGCCGAGACGTGGACACCCGAGCTGTGGCTCTGGCAGGCACCGCTAACTGGGGCTACGACTCTGATGGGCAG cACAGCGACTCGGACTCCGACCCTGAGAGCTCGCCCCTGCCGCCGTCCATCCCCAGTGCGGTGCCGGTAACCGGGGAGTCCTTCTGTGACTGTGCCGGCCAGAGCGAGGCCACCTCCTGCAGCAGCCTGCACGCGGCCCACCGGGGCAAGGACTGCCGCTGCGGGGAGGAGGACGAGC ATTTTGACTGGGTCTGGGATGACCTGAACAAGTCCTCGGCCACCCTGCTGAGCTGTGACAACCGCAAGGTCAGCTTCCACATGGAGTACAGCTGTGGCACTGCAGCCATCCGGGGCACCAAGGAGCTGGGCGAGGGCCAGCACTTCTGGGAGATCAAGATGACCTCGCCCGTCTACGGCACTGACATG ATGGTGGGCATCGGGACGTCAGACGTGGACCTGGACAAGTACCACCACACGTTCTGCAGCCTGCTTGGCAGGGACGAGGACAGCTGGGGCCTCTCCTACACGG GGCTCCTTCATCACAAGGGAGACAAGACTAGCTTCTCCTCGAGGTTCGGCCAGGGCTCCATCATCGGTGTGCACCTGGACACCTGGCACGGGACGCTGACCTTCTTTAAGAACAGGAAGTGCATAG GAGTGGCGGCCACCAAGCTGCAGAACAAGAAGTTCTACCCGATGGTGTGCTCCACGGCGGCCAAGAGCAGCATGAAGGTGATCCGCTCCTGCGCCAGCGTAACCTCCCTGCAGTACCTGTGCTGTTACCGGCTGCGGCAGCTGCGGCCAGACTCGGGGGACACGCTCGAGGGCCTGCCCCTgccacctgggctcaagcagatGCTGCGCAATAAGCTGGGCTGGGTGCTGAGCATGAACTGCAGCCGCCGCAAGCCCCCGGCACCCTCGCCCAAGGCGGCTGCGGCCAGTCCCAGCGGCCCCGAGACCAGGCCTTGCCAAAGGAAACGCTGCCGACGGACCTAA
- the SPSB3 gene encoding SPRY domain-containing SOCS box protein 3 isoform X1 produces MDVWMACHIICLGFIEVLRYLSEVQALENSPGALALEAPARGWVGQGPSAEQLRREVPQAEDLGGGAGGHSDVPHVFFCSEPVFFQILSTMARRPRSSRAWHFVLSAARRDVDTRAVALAGTANWGYDSDGQHSDSDSDPESSPLPPSIPSAVPVTGESFCDCAGQSEATSCSSLHAAHRGKDCRCGEEDEHFDWVWDDLNKSSATLLSCDNRKVSFHMEYSCGTAAIRGTKELGEGQHFWEIKMTSPVYGTDMMVGIGTSDVDLDKYHHTFCSLLGRDEDSWGLSYTGLLHHKGDKTSFSSRFGQGSIIGVHLDTWHGTLTFFKNRKCIGVAATKLQNKKFYPMVCSTAAKSSMKVIRSCASVTSLQYLCCYRLRQLRPDSGDTLEGLPLPPGLKQMLRNKLGWVLSMNCSRRKPPAPSPKAAAASPSGPETRPCQRKRCRRT; encoded by the exons ATGGATGTCTGGATGGCATGCCACATCATCTGCCTAGGTTTTATTGAGGTGCTCAGATACTTGAGTGAGGTACAGGCTCTCGAGAACAGTCCTGGAGCCCTGGCTCTGGAAGCCCCTGCCCGGGGGTGGGTGGGTCAAGGCCCGTCTGCAGAGCAGCTGAGACGAGAAGTGCCACAGGCAGAGGATTTGGGGGGCGGTGCTGGAGGACATTCTGATGTGCCGCATGTCTTCTTTTGCTCAGAGCCTGTTTTCTTCCAGATTCTCTCCACCATGGCCAGACGCCCCCGGAGCAGCAGGGCATGGCACTTTGTCCTGAGCGCTGCCCGCCGAGACGTGGACACCCGAGCTGTGGCTCTGGCAGGCACCGCTAACTGGGGCTACGACTCTGATGGGCAG cACAGCGACTCGGACTCCGACCCTGAGAGCTCGCCCCTGCCGCCGTCCATCCCCAGTGCGGTGCCGGTAACCGGGGAGTCCTTCTGTGACTGTGCCGGCCAGAGCGAGGCCACCTCCTGCAGCAGCCTGCACGCGGCCCACCGGGGCAAGGACTGCCGCTGCGGGGAGGAGGACGAGC ATTTTGACTGGGTCTGGGATGACCTGAACAAGTCCTCGGCCACCCTGCTGAGCTGTGACAACCGCAAGGTCAGCTTCCACATGGAGTACAGCTGTGGCACTGCAGCCATCCGGGGCACCAAGGAGCTGGGCGAGGGCCAGCACTTCTGGGAGATCAAGATGACCTCGCCCGTCTACGGCACTGACATG ATGGTGGGCATCGGGACGTCAGACGTGGACCTGGACAAGTACCACCACACGTTCTGCAGCCTGCTTGGCAGGGACGAGGACAGCTGGGGCCTCTCCTACACGG GGCTCCTTCATCACAAGGGAGACAAGACTAGCTTCTCCTCGAGGTTCGGCCAGGGCTCCATCATCGGTGTGCACCTGGACACCTGGCACGGGACGCTGACCTTCTTTAAGAACAGGAAGTGCATAG GAGTGGCGGCCACCAAGCTGCAGAACAAGAAGTTCTACCCGATGGTGTGCTCCACGGCGGCCAAGAGCAGCATGAAGGTGATCCGCTCCTGCGCCAGCGTAACCTCCCTGCAGTACCTGTGCTGTTACCGGCTGCGGCAGCTGCGGCCAGACTCGGGGGACACGCTCGAGGGCCTGCCCCTgccacctgggctcaagcagatGCTGCGCAATAAGCTGGGCTGGGTGCTGAGCATGAACTGCAGCCGCCGCAAGCCCCCGGCACCCTCGCCCAAGGCGGCTGCGGCCAGTCCCAGCGGCCCCGAGACCAGGCCTTGCCAAAGGAAACGCTGCCGACGGACCTAA
- the SPSB3 gene encoding SPRY domain-containing SOCS box protein 3 isoform X3 codes for MGFRFVFQKRTWQYSVKWKILSTMARRPRSSRAWHFVLSAARRDVDTRAVALAGTANWGYDSDGQHSDSDSDPESSPLPPSIPSAVPVTGESFCDCAGQSEATSCSSLHAAHRGKDCRCGEEDEHFDWVWDDLNKSSATLLSCDNRKVSFHMEYSCGTAAIRGTKELGEGQHFWEIKMTSPVYGTDMMVGIGTSDVDLDKYHHTFCSLLGRDEDSWGLSYTGLLHHKGDKTSFSSRFGQGSIIGVHLDTWHGTLTFFKNRKCIGVAATKLQNKKFYPMVCSTAAKSSMKVIRSCASVTSLQYLCCYRLRQLRPDSGDTLEGLPLPPGLKQMLRNKLGWVLSMNCSRRKPPAPSPKAAAASPSGPETRPCQRKRCRRT; via the exons ATGGGTTTTAGGTTTGTGTTTCAAAAGAGAACTTGGCAGTACTCAGTGAAGTGGAAG ATTCTCTCCACCATGGCCAGACGCCCCCGGAGCAGCAGGGCATGGCACTTTGTCCTGAGCGCTGCCCGCCGAGACGTGGACACCCGAGCTGTGGCTCTGGCAGGCACCGCTAACTGGGGCTACGACTCTGATGGGCAG cACAGCGACTCGGACTCCGACCCTGAGAGCTCGCCCCTGCCGCCGTCCATCCCCAGTGCGGTGCCGGTAACCGGGGAGTCCTTCTGTGACTGTGCCGGCCAGAGCGAGGCCACCTCCTGCAGCAGCCTGCACGCGGCCCACCGGGGCAAGGACTGCCGCTGCGGGGAGGAGGACGAGC ATTTTGACTGGGTCTGGGATGACCTGAACAAGTCCTCGGCCACCCTGCTGAGCTGTGACAACCGCAAGGTCAGCTTCCACATGGAGTACAGCTGTGGCACTGCAGCCATCCGGGGCACCAAGGAGCTGGGCGAGGGCCAGCACTTCTGGGAGATCAAGATGACCTCGCCCGTCTACGGCACTGACATG ATGGTGGGCATCGGGACGTCAGACGTGGACCTGGACAAGTACCACCACACGTTCTGCAGCCTGCTTGGCAGGGACGAGGACAGCTGGGGCCTCTCCTACACGG GGCTCCTTCATCACAAGGGAGACAAGACTAGCTTCTCCTCGAGGTTCGGCCAGGGCTCCATCATCGGTGTGCACCTGGACACCTGGCACGGGACGCTGACCTTCTTTAAGAACAGGAAGTGCATAG GAGTGGCGGCCACCAAGCTGCAGAACAAGAAGTTCTACCCGATGGTGTGCTCCACGGCGGCCAAGAGCAGCATGAAGGTGATCCGCTCCTGCGCCAGCGTAACCTCCCTGCAGTACCTGTGCTGTTACCGGCTGCGGCAGCTGCGGCCAGACTCGGGGGACACGCTCGAGGGCCTGCCCCTgccacctgggctcaagcagatGCTGCGCAATAAGCTGGGCTGGGTGCTGAGCATGAACTGCAGCCGCCGCAAGCCCCCGGCACCCTCGCCCAAGGCGGCTGCGGCCAGTCCCAGCGGCCCCGAGACCAGGCCTTGCCAAAGGAAACGCTGCCGACGGACCTAA
- the IGFALS gene encoding insulin-like growth factor-binding protein complex acid labile subunit has translation MALRKGGLALALLLACGAALGHQCPAACTCSHDDYSDELSVFCSSRNLTQLPGGIPTSARALWLDGNNLSSIPAAAFQNLSSLDFLNLQGSQLGSLEPQALLGLRSLYHLHLERNRLRSLAARTFAHTPGLASLSLSNNLLGRLEEGLFTGLASLWDLNLGWNSLAVLPDTAFQGLGNLRELVLAGNRLAYLQPALFCGLGELRELDLSRNALRSIKANVFTRLPRLQKLYLARNLISAVAPGAFLGMKALRWLDLSHNRVAGLLEDTFPGLLGLHVLRLSHNALAGLRPRTFKDLHFLEELQLGHNRLRQLPERAFEGLGQLEVLTLNDNQIQDVKAGAFLGLLNVAVMNLSGNCLRNLPEQVFQGLGKLHSLHLESSCLGRIRQHTFAGLSGLRRLFLRGNGISDIEEQSLWGLAELLELDLTSNQLTQLPRRLFQGLGKLEFLLLSRNRLSELSAEALGPLQRAFWLDVSHNRLDAVPEGLFSPLGRLRYLSLGNNSLQSFVPQPAGLERLWLEGNPWDCGCPLKALRDFALQNPSAVPRFVRAAPEGDDCQPPVYTYNNITCASPPGLAGLDLRDVSEAHFAHC, from the exons ATGGCCCTGAGGAAAG GAGGCCTGGCCCTGGCGCTGCTGCTGGCGTGCGGGGCGGCGCTGGGCCACCAGTGCCCGGCCGCCTGCACCTGCAGCCACGACGACTACTCGGACGAGCTCAGCGTCTTCTGCAGCTCGAGGAACCTCACACAGCTGCCCGGCGGCATCCCTACCAGCGCCAGGGCGCTGTGGCTCGACGGCAACAACCTCTCCTCCATCCCCGCGGCGGCCTTCCAGAATCTCTCCAGCCTGGATTTCCTTAACCTGCAGGGCAGCCAGCTGGGCAGCCTGGAGCCGCAGGCGCTGCTGGGGCTGCGCAGCCTCTACCACCTGCACCTGGAGCGCAACCGGCTGCGCAGCCTCGCGGCCCGCACGTTCGCGCACACGCCCGGCCTGGCCTCGCTCAGCCTCAGCAACAACCTCCtgggcaggctggaggagggCCTCTTCACAGGGCTCGCCAGCCTCTGGGACCTCAACCTCGGCTGGAACAGCCTGGCCGTGCTTCCTGACACGGCGTTCCAGGGCCTGGGCAACCTCCGCGAGCTGGTGCTGGCCGGCAACAGGCTGGCCTACCTGCAGCCGGCGCTCTTCTGCGGCCTGGGCGAGCTGCGCGAGCTCGACCTGAGCAGGAACGCGCTGCGGAGCATCAAGGCCAACGTCTTCACGCGGCTGCCCCGGCTGCAGAAGCTCTACCTGGCCCGCAACCTCATCTCCGCTGTGGCCCCGGGCGCCTTCCTGGGCATGAAGGCGCTGCGCTGGCTGGACCTGTCCCACAACCGCGTGGCCGGGCTACTGGAGGACACGTTCCCAGGCCTGCTGGGCCTGCACGTGCTGCGCCTGTCCCACAACGCGCTCGCCGGCCTGCGGCCCCGCACCTTCAAGGACCTGCACTTCCTGgaggagctgcagctgggccacaACCGCCTGCGGCAGCTGCCCGAGCGGGCGTTCGAGGGCCTGGGGCAGCTGGAGGTGCTCACGCTCAACGACAACCAGATCCAGGACGTCAAGGCGGGCGCCTTCCTCGGCCTCCTCAACGTGGCGGTCATGAACCTCTCTGGCAACTGTCTCCGGAACCTCCCGGAGCAGGTGTTCCAGGGCCTgggcaagctgcacagcctgcacCTGGAGAGCAGCTGCCTGGGCCGCATCCGCCAGCACACCTTCGCCGGCCTCTCGGGGCTGCGCAGGCTGTTCCTCAGGGGCAACGGCATCTCTGACATCGAGGAGCAGAGCCTGTGGGGCCTGGCCGAGCTCCTGGAGCTGGACCTCACCTCCAACCAGCTCACGCAGCTGCCCCGCCGGCTCTTCCAGGGCCTCGGCAAGCTGGAGTTCCTGCTCCTCTCCCGTAACCGGCTGTCGGAGCTGTCCGCGGAGGCGCTGGGCCCCCTGCAGCGGGCCTTCTGGCTGGACGTCTCGCACAACCGCCTGGACGCGGTGCCCGAGGGCCTCTTCTCGCCGCTGGGGCGGCTGCGCTACCTCAGCCTCGGGAACAACTCGCTGCAGTCCTTCGTGCCACAGCCTGCGGGCCTGGAGCGCCTGTGGCTCGAGGGCAACCCCTGGGACTGCGGCTGCCCCCTCAAGGCGCTGCGGGACTTTGCCCTGCAGAACCCCAGCGCCGTGCCCCGCTTCGTCCGGGCGGCCCCCGAGGGGGACGACTGCCAGCCCCCCGTGTACACCTACAACAACATCACCTGTGCCAGCCCCCCCGGCCTCGCCGGCCTCGACCTGCGGGACGTCAGTGAGGCCCACTTTGCTCACTGCTGA
- the SPSB3 gene encoding SPRY domain-containing SOCS box protein 3 isoform X5: MARRPRSSRAWHFVLSAARRDVDTRAVALAGTANWGYDSDGQHSDSDSDPESSPLPPSIPSAVPVTGESFCDCAGQSEATSCSSLHAAHRGKDCRCGEEDEHFDWVWDDLNKSSATLLSCDNRKVSFHMEYSCGTAAIRGTKELGEGQHFWEIKMTSPVYGTDMMVGIGTSDVDLDKYHHTFCSLLGRDEDSWGLSYTGLLHHKGDKTSFSSRFGQGSIIGVHLDTWHGTLTFFKNRKCIGVAATKLQNKKFYPMVCSTAAKSSMKVIRSCASVTSLQYLCCYRLRQLRPDSGDTLEGLPLPPGLKQMLRNKLGWVLSMNCSRRKPPAPSPKAAAASPSGPETRPCQRKRCRRT, encoded by the exons ATGGCCAGACGCCCCCGGAGCAGCAGGGCATGGCACTTTGTCCTGAGCGCTGCCCGCCGAGACGTGGACACCCGAGCTGTGGCTCTGGCAGGCACCGCTAACTGGGGCTACGACTCTGATGGGCAG cACAGCGACTCGGACTCCGACCCTGAGAGCTCGCCCCTGCCGCCGTCCATCCCCAGTGCGGTGCCGGTAACCGGGGAGTCCTTCTGTGACTGTGCCGGCCAGAGCGAGGCCACCTCCTGCAGCAGCCTGCACGCGGCCCACCGGGGCAAGGACTGCCGCTGCGGGGAGGAGGACGAGC ATTTTGACTGGGTCTGGGATGACCTGAACAAGTCCTCGGCCACCCTGCTGAGCTGTGACAACCGCAAGGTCAGCTTCCACATGGAGTACAGCTGTGGCACTGCAGCCATCCGGGGCACCAAGGAGCTGGGCGAGGGCCAGCACTTCTGGGAGATCAAGATGACCTCGCCCGTCTACGGCACTGACATG ATGGTGGGCATCGGGACGTCAGACGTGGACCTGGACAAGTACCACCACACGTTCTGCAGCCTGCTTGGCAGGGACGAGGACAGCTGGGGCCTCTCCTACACGG GGCTCCTTCATCACAAGGGAGACAAGACTAGCTTCTCCTCGAGGTTCGGCCAGGGCTCCATCATCGGTGTGCACCTGGACACCTGGCACGGGACGCTGACCTTCTTTAAGAACAGGAAGTGCATAG GAGTGGCGGCCACCAAGCTGCAGAACAAGAAGTTCTACCCGATGGTGTGCTCCACGGCGGCCAAGAGCAGCATGAAGGTGATCCGCTCCTGCGCCAGCGTAACCTCCCTGCAGTACCTGTGCTGTTACCGGCTGCGGCAGCTGCGGCCAGACTCGGGGGACACGCTCGAGGGCCTGCCCCTgccacctgggctcaagcagatGCTGCGCAATAAGCTGGGCTGGGTGCTGAGCATGAACTGCAGCCGCCGCAAGCCCCCGGCACCCTCGCCCAAGGCGGCTGCGGCCAGTCCCAGCGGCCCCGAGACCAGGCCTTGCCAAAGGAAACGCTGCCGACGGACCTAA